The following are from one region of the Odontesthes bonariensis isolate fOdoBon6 chromosome 16, fOdoBon6.hap1, whole genome shotgun sequence genome:
- the sptbn2 gene encoding spectrin family protein isoform X3 yields the protein MEWEHRDRDPCLSPAAFVNQVQYSNILEGRFKQLQDEREAVQKKTFTKWVNSHLGRVTCRIGDLYTDLRDGRMLIRLLEVLSGEQLPKPTKGRMRIHCLENVDKALQFLKEQKVHLENMGSHDIVDGNHRLTLGLIWTIILRFQIQDISVETEDNKEKKSAKDALLLWCQMKTAGYPNVNIHNFTTSWRDGLAFNAIVHKHRPDVIEFDNLKRSNAHYNLQNAFNVAEKELGLTKLLDPEDVNVDQPDEKSIITYVATYYHYFSKMKALAVEGKRIGKVLDYAIEADQLIEKYETLASELLQWIEQTIGTLNDRQLANSLNAVQNQLQAFNSYRTVEKPPKFTEKGNLEVLLFTIQSKMRANNQKVYMPREGKLISDINKAWERLEKAEHERELALRNELIRQEKLEMLAARFDRKAAMRETWLSENQRLVSQDNFGTDLGAVEAATRKHEAIETDIGAYWERVAAVESVAKELEAEGYHDVRRVLARRDNVLRLWEYLKELLAARRERLNSHRDLQRLFQEMRYIMDWMAEEKGRLQSQDSGKHLHDVLDLLQKHNLVEADISAQAERIKAVQGAAKRFTSYEQTYKPCEPGLVSEKVDQLGQAYEELGQLAATRRERLADSRRLWQFLWDLGEEGAWIREQEQILASGDCGRDLTSALHLLSKHEAFRDEMAARYGPLCNSIAAGETLVDEGHYGASEVTERIHDIRAQWTHLEETTRFREQSLKEAVALHQFQTDANDMDAWIMETFRQVSSQEVGHDEFSTQTLARKQREIDEEIQSHRPLIESLHEQAEQLPQAYMSSPQVDGRLPGIEQRYEELESLSAARRQALEGALALYRMFSEADACQLWVEEKEQWLHGMEIPTKLEDLEVVQQRFETLEPEMKNLGTRVIDVHQVAAQLLSSDNSSKDQIHHTRDQLNNRWTEFEQLAGQKKQALESALDIQNYHLECNEIQSWMKEKTKVIESTQGLGNDLAGVMALQRKLTGMERDLEAIQGKLDDLRGEAEKLASEHQDQAEEIQGHLAEIQEVWEDLNETMRRREESLGEASKLQGFLRDLDDFQSWLSRTQTAVASEDIPTSLPEAESLLTQHESIKNEVDNYKEDYEKMRAVGEEVTQGQTDAQHMFLAQRLQALDTGWHELRRMWENRHNLLAQAFDFQTFLRDAKQAEAFLNSQEYVLSHTEMPTSLQAAEEAIKKHEDFLTTTEASEEKITGVVEAGRRLINDSNANSDKIQEKVDSIQERHCKNKEAANELLTKLKDNRELQHFLQDGQELTLWINEKMLTAQDMSYDEARNLHSKWQKHQAFMAELASNKDWLDKIDKEGQALVAEKPELKPVVQQTLEDLQRQWEELEGTTRTKAQCLFDANRAELFTQSCSALDVWLKNIECQLHSDDYGKDLTSVNILLKKHQMMEHQMEVREKEVQSLQSQALALSQEDAGLTEIDGQQRHVTESFSGLQDPLKLRRQQLLASKEAHQFNRDLEDEILWVKERMPLATSIDHGKDLPTVQMLIKKNQTLQKEIQGHQPRIDDIHRRGQTQSQVDGERQSVLEERLVELKDLWDQLIAETDKRLARLVEANRAQQFYADGAEAEAWMGEQELHMMSEEKAKDEQSALTMVKKHQILEQALEDYAQTIHQLANSSRLMVNSEHPESERITLRQAQVDKLYAGLKDLAEERRGRLQERLRLTQLKREVDDLEQWIAEREVVAGSHELGQDYEHVTMLRDKFREFARDTSTIGQERVDGVNALADDLIESGHPENASVAEWKDGLNDAWADLLELIDTRTQMLAASYELHRFHQDAMEVLGRVKEKREALASDLGRDLNTVQHLHRQHNTFENDIQALSGQVNQVQDDAARLQKAYAGEKADDIQRSEHAVTSAWEGLLEAGQARRLLLEDTVEKFRFFNMVRDLMLWMDGVNLQIDAHDSPRDVSSAGLVIANHQDIKSEIETRVDSFTATTEMGNTLINNNHYAADEIREKLTQLQEKRDKINKKWQDKMDHLQIVLEVLQFGRDAYVAESWLAGQEPLVRAAELGANVDEVESLIKRHEAFEKLAAAWEDRFVLLEKLTTLEEQEILRRQEEEERARRPPTPPPAQEVARFETESQAHDSAARTSLDQTTLNQSVSVNGVHSDNDTSQQSLSLSLSVGKKSEPKRVCKPKQPERGSESESVNGPGRDSGLASSRLDPSATLPSRGGADSDPETMEGMLCRKQEMESHSKKAATRSWQNVYCVLRKGSLGFYKDNKSAANGIPYHGEVPISLGEAVCEIAHDYKKRKYVFKLRLGDGKEYLFQAKDEAEMSSWIRSIMSSIPTGSGDSPGGPRALSRAMTMPPISPSSGDTGGVTMRNKDGKDKDREKRFSFFGKKK from the exons ATGGAGTGGGAGCACAGGGACCGAGACCCTTGCTTGTCCCCGGCAGCTTTTGTTAACCAGGTGCAATATTCTAATATCCTGGAAGGAAGATTTAAACAGCTGCAAG ATGAGCGTGAAGCAGTACAGAAGAAGACCTTCACCAAATGGGTAAACTCTCATTTAGGCCGAGTAACCTGTCGCATTGGTGACTTGTACACAGACCTGCGGGATGGCCGTATGTTAATTCGCCTTCTGGAAGTGCTCTCGGGAGAGCAGCTG CCAAAGCCCACCAAGGGTCGCATGCGTATCCACTGCCTTGAGAATGTCGACAAAGCGCTGCAGTTTCTAAAAGAGCAAAAGGTCCATCTGGAAAACATGGGCTCACATGACATCGTGGATGGGAATCACCGTCTCACTCTGGGCCTCATCTGGACTATCATCCTTCGTTTCCAG atccaGGACATCAGTGTGGAGACGGAAGACAACAAGGAGAAGAAATCGGCCAAAGATGCCCTGCTACTTTGGTGCCAAATGAAAACTGCTGG TTATCCCAATGTCAACATCCACAACTTCACAACCAGCTGGAGGGATGGACTGGCGTTCAATGCCATTGTGCACAAACACAG ACCCGACGTGATTGAGTTTGACAACCTGAAGAGGTCCAACGCTCACTACAATCTCCAGAATGCTTTCAATGTGGCTGAGAAGGAACTGGGACTTACCAAGCTGCTGGACCCAGAGG aTGTTAATGTTGACCAGCCTGATGAAAAGTCCATCATTACCTACGTGGCAACCTACTACCATTACTTCTCCAAGATGAAAGCACTGGCAGTGGAGGGCAAACGAATTGGCAAG GTACTTGACTATGCTATTGAAGCTGACCAGCTGATAGAGAAATACGAGACCCTGGCATCAGAGCTTCTGCAGTGGATCGAGCAGACCATAGGCACGCTCAATGATCGGCAGCTAGCTAACTCGCTAAATGCTGTGCAGAACCAGCTTCAGGCGTTCAACTCCTACAGGACTGTGGAGAAGCCCCCGAA ATTTACGGAGAAAGGGAACTTGGAGGTTCTCCTCTTCACAATCCAAAGCAAGATGAGGGCAAACAATCAGAAAGTGTACATGCCAAGAGAGGGGAAACTCATCTCTGACATCAATAAG GCTTGGGAACGACTGGAGAAGGCAGAACATGAACGGGAGCTGGCTCTGAGAAATGAGTTGATTCGCCAAGAGAAGCTGGAGATGCTCGCTGCTCGCTTTGACCGGAAAGCTGCTATGCGGGAGACATGGCTGAGTGAAAACCAGAGGCTGGTGTCTCAG GATAACTTTGGAACGGACTTGGGAGCAGTGGAAGCCGCCACCCGTAAACATGAAGCCATTGAGACAGACATTGGGGCATATTGGGAACGTGTGGCTGCTGTGGAGTCGGTCGCCAAAGAGCTGGAAGCAGAGGGCTATCACGATGTGCGGCGTGTGCTCGCACGAAGGGATAACGTGCTCCGACTCTGGGAATATCTTAAAGAGCTCCTAGCTGCTCGCAGAGAACGTCTGAATTCTCATCGGGACCTTCAGAGACTATTTCAAGAAATGCGCTACATCATGGACTGGATGGCAGAAGAGAAG GGTCGCCTGCAGTCTCAGGACAGTGGTAAACATTTGCACGACGTGTTAGACCTACTACAGAAACACAATCTGGTGGAGGCTGACATTTCAGCACAGGCAGAAAGAATCAAGGCAGTGCAGGGAGCCGCCAAGCGCTTCACCTCCTATGAACAGA cttacAAGCCTTGCGAACCTGGACTAGTTAGTGAAAAGGTCGACCAGCTGGGTCAGGCCTATGAGGAACTTGGTCAGCTTGCTGCGACGCGCAGAGAGCGCCTCGCGGACTCGCGTCGTCTGTGGCAGTTCCTGTGGGATCTCGGAGAGGAAGGAGCCTGGATCAGAGAGCAGGAGCAGATCTTGGCGAGTGGAGACTGTGGCCGTGACCTCACCTCGGCCCTTCATCTACTCAGTAAACACGAGGCTTTCAGGGATGAGATGGCAGCCCGCTACGGCCCCCTGTGTAACAGCATCGCTGCTGGAGAAACTTTGGTAGATGAGGGACACTACGGAGCTTCAGAGGTCACCGAGAGGATTCACGACATCCGTGCACAGTGGACTCATCTGGAGGAG ACAACTAGGTTCAGAGAGCAGAGCCTCAAGGAAGCAGTGGCGCTGCATCAGTTTCAAACGGATGCCAACGACATGGATGCGTGGATTATGGAGACATTCAGACAAGTATCCAGTCAAGAGGTTGGCCACGATGAGTTTTCCACCCAAACTCTGGCTCGCAAGCAGAGGGAAATAGATGAGGAGATCCAAAGCCACCGCCCCCTTATAGAGTCCCTGCATGAGCAGGCCGAACAACTTCCACAGGCCTACATGTCTTCTCCACAA GTGGATGGTCGTCTGCCTGGTATTGAGCAACGCTACGAGGAGCTGGAGTCTCTGTCAGCAGCCCGGCGCCAGGCTCTGGAAGGTGCCCTGGCCCTCTATCGCATGTTCAGCGAGGCTGACGCCTGCCAGCTGTGGGTGGAGGAAAAGGAACAGTGGTTACACGGCATGGAGATCCCTACCAAACTGGAGGACTTGGAGGTGGTACAGCAGAG ATTTGAGACACTGGAACCTGAGATGAAGAACCTAGGAACTCGTGTCATTGACGTGCACCAGGTGGCCGCGCAGCTGCTGAGCTCAGACAACAGCAGCAAGGACCAGATCCACCATACAAGAGACCAGCTGAACAACAG ATGGACAGAGTTCGAGCAACTGGCTGGTCAGAAGAAACAAGCCCTCGAGTCGGCTCTTGACATCCAGAACTACCACCTCGAGTGTAATGAGATCCAGTCTTGGATGAAGGAGAAGACCAAAGTGATTGAATCTACTCAGGGCCTGGGCAATGACTTGGCTGGAGTGATGGCTCTGCAACGGAAGCTCACTGGAATGGAGAGGGACCTTGAGGCTATCCAA GGTAAATTGGATGACCTGAGAGGTGAGGCTGAAAAGCTGGCCAGTGAGCATCAAGATCAGGCCGAAGAGATCCAAGGACATTTGGCCGAGATTCAAGAAGTGTGGGAGGATTTGAATGAAACCATGAGGCGACGGGAGGAGTCGCTGGGAGAGGCCAGCAAACTCCAGGGCTTCCTCAGGGATCTGGATGACTTCCAGTCCTGGCTGTCCCGCACTCAGACAGCCGTGGCCTCGGAAGACATTCCTACTTCTCTGCCCGAGGCGGAGAGTTTGCTCACCCAACACGAGAGCATCAAGAACGAGGTTGACAACTACAAGGAAGACTATGAGAAGATGCGGGCCGTCGGCGAGGAGGTGACCCAGGGCCAGACGGATGCCCAGCACATGTTCTTGGCCCAGAGGCTTCAGGCGCTGGACACTGGCTGGCATGAGTTGCGTCGCATGTGGGAGAATCGTCACAATCTTTTGGCCCAAGCCTTTGACTTCCAGACCTTCCTGAGAGATGCAAAGCAGGCGGAGGCTTTCCTCAACAGCCAG GAGTATGTGCTGTCCCACACGGAGATGCCCACCAGTCTTCAGGCGGCCGAGGAGGCCATTAAGAAGCATGAGGATTTCCTCACCACCACAGAGGCCAGTGAGGAGAAGATAACTGGTGTTGTGGAGGCTGGACGGCGCCTCATTAATGACTCCAATGCAAACTCTGATAAGATCCAGGAAAAAGTCGATTCAATCCAGGAAAG ACATTGTAAGAATAAGGAGGCTGCAAATGAGCTGCTGACTAAACTTAAGGATAACCGTGAACTTCAACACTTCCTCCAAGACGGGCAAGAG CTGACGCTGTGGATCAACGAGAAGATGCTGACAGCTCAGGACATGTCTTATGATGAAGCCAGAAATCTTCACAGCAAGTGGCAGAAACACCAGGCTTTCATGGCAGAGCTGGCCTCCAACAAAGACTGGCTGGACAAGATTGATAAG GAGGGCCAAGCGCTGGTGGCAGAGAAGCCCGAGTTGAAACCTGTTGTCCAGCAGACTCTGGAGGACCTGCAGCGTCAGTGGGAGGAGCTGGAGGGCACCACTCGCACCAAGGCCCAGTGCTTGTTTGATGCTAACAGGGCAGAGCTCTtcacacagagctgctctgctctGGATGTCTGGTTGAAAAACATCGAGTGTCAGCTGCATAGTGACGACTACGGAAAAGATTTGACCAGTGTCAACATCCTCCTCAAAAAGCACCAG ATGATGGAGCATCAGATGgaggtcagagagaaggaggtgcAGTCTCTGCAGTCTCAGGCTCTCGCTCTGTCCCAGGAAGACGCTGGGCTGACTGAAATAGACGGTCAGCAGAGGCACGTCACTGAGAGCTTCTCAGGCCTTCAGGACCCTCTCAAACTGAGGAGGCAGCAACTGCTCGCCTCTAAGGAAGCGCATCAGTTCAACAGAGACCTGGAGGATGAAATT CTTTGGGTGAAGGAGAGAATGCCCCTGGCCACTTCCATCGACCATGGAAAAGACCTGCCCACCGTGCAGATGCTCATCAAGAAGAACCAG ACTTTGCAGAAGGAGATCCAGGGCCATCAACCTCGCATCGATGACATCCACAGACGAGGCCAGACTCAGAGCCAGGTTGATGGGGAGCGACAGTCTGTGTTAGAGGAGCGCCTCGTTGAGCTGAAGGACCTCTGGGACCAACTGATTGCAGAGACGGACAAGCGCCTTGCCCGTTTGGTAGAGGCCAACCGTGCCCAGCAGTTCTACGCTGATGGAGCTGAGGCGGAGGCCTGGATGGGAGAGCAGGAGCTGCACATGATGTCGGAAGAAAAAGCAAAG gatGAGCAAAGCGCCTTAACGATGGTCAAAAAGCATCAGATCCTGGAACAGGCACTTGAAGACTATGCCCAGACCATTCACCAGCTGGCCAACAGCAGTCGCCTCATGGTCAACAGTGAGCACCCAGAGAG TGAAAGAATCACCCTACGACAAGCCCAAGTTGACAAGCTGTACGCGGGCCTCAAAGACCTTGCTGAGGAGCGGCGTGGGCGGCTTCAGGAAAGACTGCGGCTGACCCAGCTGAAGCGGGAGGTGGACGACCTGGAACAGTGGATCGCTGAGAGGGAAGTGGTCGCTGGCTCCCATGAACTGGGACAAGATTACGAACACGTCACA ATGCTGAGGGACAAGTTCCGCGAGTTCGCTCGTGACACCAGCACCATCGGCCAAGAGCGCGTGGATGGCGTGAACGCGTTGGCAGATGATCTCATCGAGTCGGGTCACCCTGAGAATGCCAGCGTGGCCGAGTGGAAGGACGGCTTGAACGACGCCTGGGCCGACCTGCTGGAGCTCAtcgacacacgcacacaaatgtTAGCGGCCTCCTATGAGCTGCACCGCTTCCATCAAGACGCCATGGAGGTGCTGGGGCGTGTAAAGGAGAAGAGGGAGGCTTTGGCTTCAGACCTCGGCCGCGACCTGAACACAGTTCAGCATCTACACAGACAGCACAACACGTTTGAAAATGACATCCAGGCCCTGAGCGGACAG GTGAACCAGGTGCAGGATGATGCGGCACGGCTGCAGAAGGCCTACGCTGGCGAGAAGGCAGACGACATTCAGAGGAGCGAACACGCTGTGACTTCTGCCTGGGAGGGCCTGCTGGAGGCGGGCCAGGCCCGCAGGCTCCTCCTGGAGGACACGGTGGAGAAATTCCGCTTCTTCAATATGGTGCGAGACCTCATGCTGTGGATGGATGGCGTCAACCTGCAGATCGATGCACACGACAGCCCCAG GGACGTCTCCTCGGCAGGGTTGGTCATTGCCAATCATCAGGACATCAAGTCGGAGATCGAGACCAGAGTAGACAGCTTTACTGCTACTACTGAGATGGGAAATACTCTCATCAACAATAACCACTATGCTGCTGATGAG ATCCGAGAGAAACTCACTCAGCTCCAGGAAAAGAGAGACAAGATTAACAAAAAGTGGCAAGACAAGATGGACCATTTACAAATCG TGCTTGAAGTGCTGCAGTTTGGACGCGACGCTTATGTGGCAGAGTCGTGGCTGGCAGGGCAAGAACCTCTGGTGCGAGCCGCGGAGCTCGGCGCAAACGTAGACGAGGTGGAAAGCCTGATCAAGCGCCACGAAGCCTTTGAGAAACTCGCTGCAGCCTGGGAAGATCGCTTTGTGCTGCTGGAGAAACTCACTACA CTCGAGGAACAGGAGATACTGAGGaggcaagaagaagaagagcgagCGAGGCGACCTCCTACGCCGCCACCAGCACAAGAAGTGGCGCGCTTTGAGACGGAAAGTCAAGCACACGATTCTGCTGCCAG AACCAGTCTGGACCAGACCACACTGAATCAGTCGGTGTCGGTGAACGGAGTTCACAGTGATAACGACACATCTCAG CAGTCATTATCGCTATCGTTGTCAGTGGGAAAGAAATCAGAGCCTAAACGTGTCTGTAAGCCAAAGCAGCCGGAGCGT GGCTCAGAGTCTGAGTCTGTTAACGGGCCGGGGAGAGACAGTGGCCTGGCTTCTTCTCGCCTGGATCCATCGGCCACTTTACCGAGCAGAGGCGGAGCGGACTCTGACCCGGAAACCATGGAGGGGATGCTCTGTCGAAAACAGGAGATGGAGTCCCACAGCAAAAAGGCAGCTACAAG ATCCTGGCAGAATGTGTACTGTGTCCTAAGAAAAGGAAGTCTCGGGTTCTATAAAGACAATAAAAGCGCTGCCAACGGCATCCCGTACCACGGCGAGGTGCCCATCAGCTTGGGAGAGGCTGTGTGTGAAATAGCCCACGATTATAAAAAGAGGAAATATGTGTTCAAGCTAAG ACTAGGAGACGGGAAAGAGTATCTATTCCAAGCCAAGGATGAG GCGGAAATGAGCTCCTGGATTCGCTCCATCATGAGCTCCATTCCAACGGGATCGGGAGACTCGCCCGGAGGTCCGCGGGCCCTCAGCCGAGCCATGACCATGCCTCCCATCTCCCCGAGCTCAGGCGACACCGGAGGCGTCACCATGCGCAACAAAGACGGGAAAGACAAGGATCGCGAGAAGAGGTTCAGCTTCTTCGGCAAGAAGAAATAG